A window of the Oscillospiraceae bacterium genome harbors these coding sequences:
- a CDS encoding flavodoxin domain-containing protein — protein MKAIIFTSNTGYTRKYAQILSQKTGFPAYELSQSKALLSELDEVVYMGWVMAGSVKGYKAAAKHYKIIAVCPVGMAPNDDGLGKQALEDFKQIGVPVFYLQGGFDMKKLRGMNKLMMKLMKNVLVKQINNKPDKTPEDDEMLKALDDGADFVKEENLTSVIDFIAKK, from the coding sequence ATGAAGGCAATCATCTTTACATCAAACACGGGATATACCCGAAAATATGCGCAAATATTATCACAAAAAACAGGATTTCCGGCCTATGAATTATCACAGTCAAAAGCGTTATTGTCCGAGTTGGACGAGGTTGTCTATATGGGTTGGGTGATGGCAGGTTCGGTAAAAGGGTACAAAGCGGCTGCAAAACACTATAAAATCATTGCCGTCTGTCCGGTCGGAATGGCCCCGAACGACGATGGTCTCGGAAAACAAGCTTTGGAGGACTTCAAACAGATCGGCGTGCCGGTATTTTACCTGCAGGGCGGTTTCGACATGAAGAAGCTTCGGGGAATGAATAAACTGATGATGAAGCTCATGAAAAACGTACTCGTCAAACAAATTAATAACAAGCCGGATAAAACCCCGGAGGATGACGAGATGCTGAAGGCACTTGATGACGGCGCCGACTTTGTAAAGGAAGAAAACCTTACGTCGGTGATCGATTTTATTGCGAAAAAATAA
- a CDS encoding ABC transporter ATP-binding protein, with product MEYITFDNVCKYYKSGDHTVAAADHISFSVGKGEFCVVVGPSGAGKTTLLNILGGMDNCDEGEIRLDDNKISGYDKRQLCDYRRYDVGFVFQFYNLVQNLTALENVELASEISKNPISAEETLNHVGLADRIHNFPAQLSGGEQQRVAIARAIAKNPKILLCDEPTGALDYNTGKQILKLLQDICRNTGKTVIVITHNNAITQMADRIVSVKNGRVVKIVTNEHPLPIEEIEW from the coding sequence ATGGAATATATCACATTTGACAACGTCTGCAAATACTACAAATCCGGTGACCATACCGTTGCCGCCGCCGATCACATCTCCTTTTCCGTCGGAAAAGGAGAATTCTGCGTTGTCGTAGGTCCAAGCGGCGCCGGAAAAACCACTTTGCTCAACATCCTCGGCGGCATGGACAACTGCGACGAGGGCGAAATCCGCCTCGACGACAATAAGATCAGCGGATACGATAAAAGACAGCTTTGCGATTACCGTCGTTACGATGTCGGTTTTGTTTTTCAGTTTTATAATCTGGTGCAAAATCTCACCGCTCTAGAAAACGTAGAACTGGCGTCTGAAATCAGTAAAAATCCGATCAGCGCCGAAGAGACGCTGAACCATGTCGGATTGGCAGATCGAATACATAATTTCCCCGCTCAGCTTTCGGGTGGCGAACAGCAGCGCGTTGCAATCGCCCGTGCAATCGCAAAAAATCCAAAGATTCTGCTCTGCGACGAGCCGACCGGCGCGCTCGATTACAATACCGGAAAACAGATTTTGAAACTGCTGCAGGATATCTGCCGTAATACCGGAAAGACCGTTATCGTTATCACACACAACAACGCCATTACACAAATGGCTGACCGTATTGTCAGCGTTAAAAACGGCCGGGTCGTCAAAATCGTCACCAATGAACATCCGCTGCCAATTGAGGAAATCGAATGGTAA
- a CDS encoding ABC transporter permease, translating into MVKKTYGKLIRRAVKSTRARFFSILSIVTLGCGFLGGLLATTPDMQRTADTYYDNNSFFDIQIKGTLGLSDKDVEALCGLDNVTNAMPSYVTDLVLQDDEGGFVARIYGTDLEKYGTDDYINGFELLEGRLPENENECLIASPDGYTSDHKVGEVYMISDENKNPDTINDTYNFNTLTAVGMVRTPYYMSIESEPSTVGTGRVTLVIFVPEESYSLEAYTDIYLTVRGSKALNSFSDQYTDLVQSVEDPLKDFGVSQCEIRYNDVVFEANQKIDDAQAEYDDAQAEADQKLADARQKLDDGQTELDEAKLKLADAQQDVDDGEKKLTDAQKTLKTTIADKEKELDEELDKAIAEELQNAYDQIDAERIDAERQFQAQSNEIKSGLRQIEITRSDLAAQKQQLLAMQQQIDYADAHGIPVDPTQRAAVAQGLAQAEAGLQELDLKEKELNQAENDLTSALYDFEIEIKNAKTQAYDEIMNARSEKHGETMQEIEQARVDAQSKINDKRLELENAKQKLTDGYADIETAEKKLADGEKEYADAKAEADEKLSDAADKLADARQKVAEIEYPEWYILDREDTVSFNSFKSNSEKIAAIAKVFPIFFFLVAALVALTTMTRMVEEERTQIGTLKALGYSNGSIIAYYIGYSVLATLIGSVIGMIVGFKLFPTLIINAYRMMYSLPDTVTAFYWDYSLIIISTAVICTTAATLAACLDQLSEKPSTLMLPRAPKAGKRVFLEYISFIWNRMKFIQKVTARNILRYKKRFWMTVIGIAGCCALLVTGFGLRDSIHAIVEKQFGEIYKFNLSLYLKNDGDAENDPIISGFLTDTDNVNGYAVLHNENGTAEVGGNSEKVSIYVPKNTDELKQQFTLRVRKTGEDVSFSENSIVLTEKLCEKLGLSVGDIFTLKNSDGKPYDFTVSGICENYITNFVFIPSSAYAEAFGENPEYTLVLADVKDDSEPSRTSISERILKSDNILLVQFSQTIRESFENTVKSIDYIVAVLIISAGLLAVIVVYNLTNINICERRKELATIKVLGFYDREVASYIYRETNILCLIGILFGFGFGAWLHSFVVRTAEVDAVMFGRTATPRSYLFAAALTILFTALVDLIMLGKLRAINMVESMKANE; encoded by the coding sequence ATGGTAAAAAAGACATACGGAAAATTGATTCGGCGCGCTGTGAAAAGCACCCGAGCACGATTTTTCTCAATTCTCTCCATCGTCACTTTGGGCTGCGGATTTCTCGGCGGCCTTCTTGCCACCACGCCGGATATGCAGCGCACGGCGGACACTTATTACGACAATAACAGTTTTTTCGATATTCAAATTAAGGGGACACTCGGCCTCTCGGACAAAGATGTTGAAGCATTATGCGGGCTCGATAACGTCACCAATGCGATGCCGTCATACGTCACCGATCTCGTACTTCAGGACGACGAAGGCGGATTCGTCGCCAGAATTTACGGTACTGATCTTGAGAAATACGGAACGGATGATTACATCAACGGTTTTGAGCTGCTTGAAGGCAGACTGCCGGAAAATGAAAACGAATGCCTGATCGCCTCTCCCGATGGCTATACGTCAGATCATAAGGTCGGCGAGGTCTATATGATCTCCGATGAAAACAAAAATCCGGACACGATCAACGATACTTATAATTTTAATACACTGACCGCAGTCGGTATGGTCAGAACACCTTACTATATGTCCATCGAAAGCGAACCGAGCACCGTCGGCACCGGCCGCGTCACGCTGGTGATCTTTGTCCCTGAGGAGAGTTATTCCCTCGAGGCCTATACAGACATCTATCTGACCGTTCGGGGATCTAAAGCACTCAATTCCTTTTCCGATCAATATACCGATCTGGTGCAGTCTGTCGAAGATCCACTGAAGGATTTCGGCGTTTCCCAATGTGAAATCAGATACAACGACGTGGTCTTCGAGGCCAATCAAAAGATCGACGACGCGCAGGCAGAATATGACGACGCGCAGGCAGAAGCCGACCAAAAACTCGCCGATGCCCGTCAGAAACTTGACGACGGCCAAACTGAACTCGACGAGGCTAAATTGAAACTCGCCGACGCACAGCAAGATGTCGACGACGGAGAAAAAAAGCTGACCGATGCTCAAAAAACGCTGAAGACAACAATTGCCGATAAAGAAAAAGAACTCGACGAGGAGCTTGACAAAGCCATCGCCGAAGAACTGCAAAATGCCTATGATCAGATTGACGCCGAACGCATTGACGCCGAGAGGCAGTTTCAAGCGCAAAGCAATGAAATCAAAAGCGGGCTGCGGCAAATCGAAATCACCCGGTCCGATCTCGCCGCGCAAAAACAACAGCTTCTTGCAATGCAGCAGCAGATTGATTATGCAGACGCCCACGGGATTCCGGTCGATCCGACGCAGAGAGCCGCCGTCGCGCAGGGGCTGGCTCAGGCCGAAGCCGGACTGCAGGAACTGGATTTAAAAGAAAAGGAATTGAATCAGGCCGAAAACGACCTCACTTCAGCGTTATATGATTTTGAAATCGAGATCAAAAACGCAAAAACACAGGCCTATGACGAAATCATGAATGCGCGCAGTGAAAAACACGGCGAGACCATGCAGGAGATTGAACAGGCCCGTGTCGATGCGCAAAGCAAAATCAATGACAAACGCCTTGAACTCGAAAACGCCAAGCAGAAGTTAACCGACGGATATGCCGATATCGAAACAGCCGAAAAGAAACTCGCCGACGGCGAAAAAGAATATGCCGATGCAAAGGCCGAAGCCGATGAAAAGCTCTCGGACGCGGCGGATAAGCTTGCAGACGCCCGCCAAAAAGTGGCCGAAATCGAATATCCCGAGTGGTATATTCTCGACCGTGAAGATACCGTCAGCTTTAACAGCTTCAAGAGCAATTCCGAAAAAATCGCCGCCATCGCAAAGGTCTTTCCGATTTTCTTCTTTCTGGTCGCGGCACTTGTCGCACTGACCACCATGACCCGTATGGTCGAAGAGGAACGCACTCAGATCGGGACGCTGAAAGCACTCGGGTATTCCAACGGCTCTATTATCGCATATTACATCGGATACAGCGTGCTTGCGACCCTGATCGGCTCTGTTATCGGCATGATCGTCGGGTTTAAACTGTTTCCCACCCTCATTATCAACGCTTATCGTATGATGTATTCCCTGCCCGACACCGTTACCGCTTTTTATTGGGATTACAGCTTGATCATCATCTCGACCGCCGTTATATGCACAACCGCTGCGACACTTGCCGCGTGTCTCGACCAACTCTCGGAAAAGCCTTCCACGCTGATGCTGCCGCGTGCTCCCAAAGCCGGGAAACGGGTGTTTTTGGAGTATATAAGCTTTATCTGGAACCGGATGAAATTTATCCAAAAGGTTACTGCGAGAAATATTCTCCGTTATAAAAAGCGCTTCTGGATGACGGTGATCGGTATCGCCGGTTGCTGCGCACTGCTGGTGACCGGATTCGGGCTGCGGGATTCGATTCATGCTATTGTTGAAAAACAGTTCGGTGAAATTTACAAATTCAACCTCTCACTGTATCTGAAAAACGACGGAGACGCCGAAAATGACCCCATTATATCCGGATTTTTAACTGATACCGACAATGTAAACGGCTATGCCGTTCTTCACAACGAAAACGGAACCGCCGAAGTCGGCGGAAATTCCGAAAAAGTCAGCATTTATGTCCCCAAAAACACTGATGAACTGAAACAGCAATTCACCCTTCGTGTACGCAAGACCGGCGAAGACGTTTCGTTCAGCGAAAACAGCATCGTCTTGACCGAAAAACTCTGCGAAAAGCTCGGTTTGTCGGTAGGTGACATATTTACTTTAAAAAATTCAGATGGCAAGCCTTATGACTTTACAGTATCGGGAATTTGCGAAAACTATATCACAAACTTTGTCTTCATCCCCTCTTCGGCATACGCCGAAGCATTTGGAGAAAATCCCGAATATACGCTGGTATTGGCCGACGTCAAAGACGATAGCGAACCGTCGCGGACATCCATTTCCGAACGCATTTTGAAAAGCGACAATATCCTGCTGGTACAGTTCTCCCAGACCATTCGTGAAAGCTTCGAAAATACGGTTAAGAGCATTGATTATATCGTAGCCGTACTGATCATCTCTGCCGGTCTTCTCGCCGTGATCGTGGTCTACAACCTCACCAACATCAACATCTGCGAACGCCGCAAGGAGCTCGCCACAATCAAAGTGCTCGGATTTTACGATCGCGAGGTCGCCTCCTATATCTACCGCGAGACCAACATCCTCTGTCTGATCGGCATCTTGTTCGGCTTCGGCTTCGGCGCCTGGCTGCACAGTTTTGTCGTCAGAACCGCTGAGGTGGACGCGGTCATGTTCGGACGCACGGCCACCCCGCGCAGCTACTTATTCGCCGCCGCTCTGACGATTTTGTTCACGGCACTGGTGGATCTGATCATGCTCGGGAAGCTGCGGGCGATTAATATGGTGGAATCAATGAAGGCCAACGAATAG
- a CDS encoding GNAT family N-acetyltransferase, which yields MDLSYIPLEQNNPEQFALFCELLREYDAEIDIGKRPEPLSDERIHKIVRYILGCAERADSWLELIYAQDQPAGFLFYEIDDGSYGAPETLGYGFIREFYIRPEYRKKGLGSRCFEKIEDTFRNRNVKQIWLTCETQAGAPFWRSLGFTNTGKRCQRNNIDIYVKPIEFTRAKRELSGFGIHFGEIQELQAKDGVFVYRIKGENPCVLKCFEKDAYKREIENYRLLQSFGIETIHLLAKSEDAILMEDISDSKIYRLAIRDDMDDPEVMRALAKWYRDLHKKSGAYIRDYGAKLYCETDDVTLENIRMIKEKTQTVGEPVWALIEEHYTKLRELIDSTPKTLTYNDFYYTNMVVAKNKSEAFMFDYNLLGKGFACADLVNVTYELSEPAKTAFLNEYGEYDPKEMTLVKITGTLFALITACKRTVFPDWAEQELEAVKNGELIKAVEELFVGLH from the coding sequence ATGGATTTAAGTTATATACCTCTTGAGCAAAACAACCCGGAGCAGTTCGCATTATTTTGCGAACTGCTCCGGGAATACGACGCCGAGATTGATATCGGGAAGAGACCGGAACCGCTCAGTGATGAACGCATTCATAAAATCGTACGGTATATTCTTGGCTGTGCCGAAAGAGCAGACAGTTGGCTGGAACTAATCTATGCACAGGATCAGCCTGCGGGCTTTCTGTTTTATGAAATCGACGACGGTTCCTACGGCGCGCCCGAAACACTCGGTTATGGCTTCATCCGCGAGTTTTATATCCGACCCGAATACCGGAAAAAAGGACTCGGAAGCAGGTGTTTTGAAAAAATTGAAGATACCTTCCGAAATCGCAATGTAAAGCAGATATGGCTTACATGTGAAACGCAAGCAGGCGCTCCATTCTGGCGATCTTTGGGCTTTACAAACACCGGAAAACGCTGTCAGAGAAACAATATCGACATCTATGTAAAGCCGATTGAATTTACACGTGCCAAAAGAGAGTTGTCCGGCTTCGGAATTCATTTCGGTGAAATTCAAGAACTGCAAGCAAAAGACGGTGTGTTTGTTTACCGAATCAAAGGTGAAAATCCCTGCGTGTTGAAGTGTTTTGAGAAAGATGCTTATAAACGCGAAATCGAAAACTACCGGCTGCTGCAATCGTTCGGAATCGAAACCATTCATTTGCTTGCCAAAAGCGAAGACGCAATCTTGATGGAAGACATCTCAGACAGCAAAATCTACCGGCTTGCCATAAGAGATGACATGGACGATCCCGAGGTGATGCGGGCATTGGCCAAATGGTACCGTGATCTGCATAAAAAGAGCGGGGCGTATATCCGCGATTACGGCGCAAAATTATATTGCGAGACCGACGACGTCACACTCGAAAATATCCGCATGATTAAAGAAAAGACGCAAACGGTGGGCGAACCGGTCTGGGCGTTGATTGAAGAGCATTATACTAAACTGCGGGAATTGATCGACAGTACGCCGAAAACGCTGACATATAACGACTTTTATTACACCAATATGGTTGTGGCAAAAAATAAAAGCGAGGCGTTTATGTTCGATTATAATCTGCTTGGAAAAGGTTTTGCCTGCGCGGATCTCGTCAATGTCACCTATGAATTGTCAGAACCCGCAAAAACGGCATTCTTGAATGAATACGGCGAATATGACCCGAAAGAAATGACGCTCGTCAAAATCACCGGAACCCTGTTCGCGCTAATCACCGCCTGCAAGCGGACCGTCTTTCCCGATTGGGCCGAGCAGGAACTGGAAGCAGTCAAAAACGGGGAACTGATAAAAGCGGTAGAAGAACTATTCGTTGGCCTTCATTGA
- the rsgA gene encoding ribosome small subunit-dependent GTPase A, producing the protein MSDIRLYFNGYNQSGENPKNISGETNLARVTAVHRERYEIYCEQGEAFARLKGGLFFGKDTIYPTVGDFVTIVYNELGDSLITETLPRKTFFSRADPDPVKPAQAVAANFDFVFILSSQNRDFNLGRIERYLTLAYHSGAQPVILLTKADLCENPEENIEAVEEIAFGVPVHSVSAVTGEGMNALSEYLKPGKMIVFLGSSGVGKSSLINAISGEELMETGAIREDDDRGRHTTTHRQLMLLKSGVMVIDTPGMRTMGMSDATDGLSGSFSDVEVFLGKCRFTDCRHRSEPGCAIREAIRTGKLTQERWESFERLKRETGYGERKARLTANRYEKNAEHEKLERLKSKQKSREEEDRWI; encoded by the coding sequence ATGTCAGACATCCGTTTATATTTTAACGGATATAATCAATCGGGAGAAAACCCGAAAAACATTTCGGGTGAGACAAATCTCGCAAGGGTGACCGCAGTACACCGCGAACGGTACGAGATTTACTGCGAACAGGGCGAGGCGTTTGCGCGGCTGAAAGGTGGGTTATTCTTCGGTAAAGACACCATCTATCCCACAGTCGGCGATTTCGTCACCATCGTCTATAACGAACTCGGCGATTCACTGATTACCGAAACGCTTCCGCGCAAGACTTTCTTTTCCCGCGCTGATCCCGACCCGGTCAAACCGGCGCAGGCCGTTGCGGCCAATTTCGACTTCGTTTTCATCCTCAGTTCGCAAAACCGCGATTTCAATCTGGGCAGAATTGAACGCTACCTCACACTGGCCTACCACAGCGGAGCGCAGCCGGTGATTCTGCTTACCAAAGCCGATCTTTGCGAGAATCCCGAGGAAAACATCGAGGCCGTTGAAGAAATTGCGTTCGGTGTTCCGGTGCATTCGGTCAGTGCCGTCACCGGAGAGGGCATGAATGCTTTAAGCGAATACCTGAAACCCGGGAAAATGATTGTCTTTCTCGGTTCATCCGGCGTCGGAAAATCATCGCTGATCAACGCGATTTCCGGCGAGGAATTGATGGAGACCGGGGCAATCCGCGAAGATGATGACCGGGGCAGGCACACGACCACGCACCGCCAATTAATGCTTTTAAAAAGCGGCGTCATGGTCATTGACACACCCGGGATGCGTACCATGGGCATGTCAGACGCCACCGACGGCCTTTCCGGATCGTTTTCGGATGTCGAAGTATTTCTTGGGAAATGCCGTTTTACCGACTGTCGACACCGAAGCGAGCCTGGCTGTGCAATTCGGGAGGCCATCCGAACAGGAAAGCTGACACAGGAACGCTGGGAGAGCTTTGAACGGTTGAAACGCGAAACCGGATACGGCGAGCGCAAAGCCCGCCTGACCGCCAACCGCTATGAAAAAAACGCCGAGCATGAGAAGTTGGAACGCTTGAAGAGCAAACAAAAGAGCAGGGAGGAAGAAGACCGATGGATTTAA
- a CDS encoding PHP domain-containing protein: MNLPYADLHIHSLYSDGTMTPKEILDEAVKNGVGLLAVADHDILKGSSELKALSLHSPVKCIPAVEIDAYDHGQNVHILAYNPDFSNAEFIRFVAETRQKLDQISKRLIERMQPTIPEVSLEDFNRFDYPPSGGGWKALHYLLSKGLTQTLMEGVKFYPEFGCTYEESGYSAVSEVCRVIHKAGGKAVLAHPGLYRFEEPLKMILEQFRVDGIDGLECYYPKHSEEMTTQCLAFCNQHRLMITAGLDCHGTFTGAPIGFTKTPISALFLSDLAKNA, translated from the coding sequence TTGAATCTGCCGTACGCCGATCTGCATATCCATTCGCTGTATTCCGACGGGACGATGACGCCAAAAGAAATTCTCGACGAAGCGGTGAAAAACGGCGTCGGTTTGCTCGCGGTTGCCGACCATGACATCTTGAAAGGGTCTTCCGAGTTGAAGGCCCTTTCTTTGCATTCACCGGTAAAATGCATTCCAGCTGTTGAAATTGACGCTTATGACCACGGACAAAACGTCCATATTCTGGCCTATAATCCCGATTTTTCAAACGCCGAATTCATACGTTTTGTCGCCGAGACAAGGCAAAAGCTCGACCAAATCAGCAAACGGTTAATCGAACGCATGCAACCAACGATTCCGGAGGTTTCTTTAGAAGACTTCAATCGGTTTGACTATCCGCCATCAGGCGGGGGCTGGAAAGCGCTGCATTATCTTCTGTCAAAGGGTTTGACCCAAACGCTGATGGAAGGCGTCAAATTCTATCCCGAGTTCGGCTGTACTTATGAAGAAAGCGGTTATTCTGCCGTTTCCGAGGTTTGCCGCGTCATTCATAAGGCGGGAGGAAAAGCGGTATTGGCACATCCGGGTCTATATCGTTTCGAAGAGCCATTGAAAATGATATTGGAACAATTCCGAGTCGACGGCATCGACGGGCTTGAGTGCTATTACCCGAAACACAGCGAAGAAATGACCACACAGTGTTTGGCTTTTTGTAATCAGCATCGTTTGATGATTACCGCCGGTTTGGATTGCCACGGTACTTTTACCGGTGCGCCTATCGGCTTTACCAAAACCCCGATATCCGCACTGTTTTTAAGTGATTTGGCAAAAAATGCTTGA
- a CDS encoding FAD-dependent oxidoreductase — translation MHDIIIIGGGPAGLTAAIYARRANKSVLVLEKDGFGGQMTHSPKIENFPGFISISGNELADHMLDQAMALGADIEIEEALEITAEGDKKIIKTDFGTHEGSCIITAMGAKHRLLGVPGEDKFVGDGISFCAVCDGAFYAGKSVAVIGGGNSALQEAILLSELCTEVTIIQNLDFLTGEEKLQESVRCKANIKIILGTVIKEFFGENEFEGLVTHRDSDGHEETLRFNGAFVAIGLAPENGIVKDMTKLDQIGYIISDENCLTDDEGIFVAGDCRTKRIRQITTAAADGATAALAACRYLDRQKECAVKN, via the coding sequence ATGCATGACATCATCATCATCGGTGGAGGCCCTGCCGGACTTACGGCGGCGATTTACGCCCGGCGTGCCAACAAAAGCGTTCTTGTGCTCGAAAAGGACGGCTTCGGAGGCCAGATGACCCATTCCCCGAAAATCGAAAATTTCCCGGGTTTTATCAGCATCAGCGGTAACGAATTAGCCGATCATATGCTGGATCAGGCGATGGCGCTCGGTGCCGACATCGAGATTGAGGAAGCGCTTGAGATCACGGCTGAAGGTGATAAAAAAATCATCAAGACCGATTTCGGAACCCATGAAGGCAGCTGCATCATCACGGCTATGGGCGCCAAACATCGTTTGCTCGGCGTACCGGGCGAGGATAAATTCGTCGGCGACGGAATTTCATTCTGTGCAGTCTGCGACGGCGCGTTTTATGCGGGAAAAAGCGTGGCGGTCATCGGCGGTGGCAACTCCGCATTACAAGAGGCCATCTTGTTATCAGAACTCTGCACTGAAGTGACGATCATTCAAAATCTCGATTTCCTGACCGGCGAAGAAAAACTGCAGGAATCCGTGCGCTGTAAGGCAAACATCAAAATCATCTTAGGTACGGTTATCAAGGAGTTTTTCGGAGAGAATGAATTCGAAGGTCTGGTGACCCACCGCGATTCAGACGGACACGAGGAGACGCTCAGATTCAACGGCGCTTTCGTCGCCATCGGATTAGCGCCCGAAAACGGTATTGTGAAGGATATGACCAAGCTCGATCAAATCGGTTACATCATCTCTGATGAAAATTGCCTGACCGACGACGAGGGCATTTTTGTCGCGGGCGACTGCCGCACCAAACGCATTCGTCAGATCACGACCGCGGCGGCGGACGGCGCAACGGCTGCGCTTGCCGCCTGTCGGTACCTCGACCGCCAAAAGGAATGTGCCGTTAAAAATTAA